In Zunongwangia profunda SM-A87, the following proteins share a genomic window:
- a CDS encoding glycoside hydrolase family 2 TIM barrel-domain containing protein, producing MFLISSLDKKLLILCGLALIFKSYSQQLSNDLIYTLKNEDGKAMGNNAISSNNAPLYLSNANAPNQNQAWQITKNANGTYTFINPFTGKGLDNGNIADGPGNNVIQWDGDPNNRNQQWNLIRQKKNYYYLQHAVSNMYLAQSPNGGSNAALMQLPGVKQVWKIEPTKLKLPPTRGENEWENETIFAINKEPGHATYIPYPSEQSARSDEAFNKPWLESKSDFYQSLNGNWKFKWVKQPSERPLNFQKQNADLSAWDEIKVPSCWQMSGYGTPIYTNITYPFKNQPPFIKAQEGYTNEKEPNPVGSYKRTFDLPESWTNKEIFIHFDGVYSGFFIWINGKKVGYSQGANNVSEFNITPYLKKGTNDVSVQVFRWTDGSYLEDQDMFRLSGIHKDVYLFATPKTYIRDFKTTTHFDNEQLTNARVDILTKIINATKKDIDNYTLEAKILDPGGNEIATETQLLESTKENSEVAVALQIHIRNPKLWSAEQPHLYSILLNLKDDKGQTLEVIPSKLGIRKVEIKENRVFINNEQVFFKGVNRHETHPEYGRTVPLETIIQDVVLMKQHNINTIRTSHYPNQPRTYALFDYYGLYTMDEADIENHGNYAISDKKSWLPAYQDRVTRMIARDKNHPSVIFWSMGNEGGGGKNFDSIANLTRKLDASRPVHYEGHNSSADIDSNMYPSLEYMEEMDKSKQDKPYFLCEYAHAMGNAVGNLYEYWDYIENKSNRMIGGCIWDWVDQGINKPGGPKDAYYYGGDFGDTPNDNDFCDNGLIKPDRSTTAKLKEVKKVYQYIKFKPIDLKKGHVEITNRYDFTNLDEFRIRWELIADGIVTEQGDLPSLSLAPNQSTSLTVPFTSELGSDKEYFINLYVALNENASWAQKGHEVAKEQFQVNERKISALNSSTAARLSTSKHQDDLIVSGDSFTLKINTKTGILKSLKYASKELIHAEEGLKLNWYRSINNDQYADSKFYPTQNELKSFEYALSPDATSLTITSNMIAHISNEDKTAIPYTVSYIILSDGKLKIEARFVSPPKDQVVHRLGLKMQVNPEFDKVDWYGRGPFENYSDRKTGAFVGTYQSNISELSPEGYLKPQSMGNREDIRWLSLKNAQGNGFKITTDDPLSFSALNYEDAELWKTKHNSELPQIFKTQTFLNLDRIQEGVGNASCGPKTLEKYRIKPDTAYNYSLILEPLE from the coding sequence ATGTTCCTAATATCATCTCTAGACAAAAAACTGCTTATACTATGTGGTTTAGCATTGATTTTCAAAAGTTACTCGCAACAATTAAGTAACGATCTGATTTATACTCTTAAAAATGAAGATGGAAAAGCGATGGGCAACAATGCTATTTCAAGCAACAATGCTCCTCTTTATTTATCAAATGCAAATGCCCCAAATCAAAATCAAGCCTGGCAAATAACTAAAAATGCAAACGGCACCTATACCTTTATAAATCCGTTTACCGGTAAAGGTTTGGACAATGGCAATATAGCAGATGGCCCAGGTAACAATGTCATACAATGGGATGGCGATCCCAATAATCGCAACCAGCAATGGAATTTAATACGGCAAAAAAAGAATTATTATTACCTACAACATGCTGTAAGTAACATGTATCTTGCCCAATCACCCAATGGGGGTTCAAATGCTGCCCTTATGCAACTCCCTGGCGTTAAACAAGTCTGGAAAATAGAACCTACCAAACTTAAACTACCGCCTACACGAGGAGAAAACGAATGGGAGAATGAAACTATTTTCGCAATCAATAAAGAACCAGGACACGCGACCTATATCCCCTACCCGAGCGAACAAAGCGCCCGCAGTGATGAAGCCTTCAACAAACCCTGGTTAGAATCAAAGTCAGACTTCTACCAAAGCTTAAATGGCAACTGGAAGTTTAAATGGGTGAAACAACCCTCAGAGCGACCTTTAAACTTTCAAAAACAAAATGCAGATCTTAGCGCCTGGGATGAGATTAAAGTCCCCTCCTGCTGGCAAATGAGCGGATACGGCACCCCCATATACACCAACATTACTTACCCCTTTAAAAACCAGCCTCCTTTTATAAAAGCTCAGGAGGGGTATACAAATGAGAAAGAACCCAACCCCGTAGGTTCTTACAAAAGGACTTTTGACCTTCCTGAATCCTGGACCAATAAAGAAATCTTTATACATTTTGATGGAGTCTATAGCGGATTTTTTATTTGGATCAATGGAAAAAAAGTAGGCTACAGTCAGGGAGCAAACAATGTTTCAGAATTTAATATCACTCCTTATCTAAAAAAAGGAACTAATGACGTTTCGGTACAGGTATTTAGATGGACAGACGGCAGCTATCTGGAAGATCAGGATATGTTTCGCCTTAGCGGTATTCATAAAGATGTATACCTGTTTGCTACACCTAAAACTTACATACGGGATTTTAAAACCACAACTCATTTTGATAACGAGCAACTTACCAATGCCCGAGTTGATATCCTTACCAAAATAATAAATGCTACAAAAAAAGATATTGACAACTACACTCTTGAAGCTAAAATTCTGGATCCTGGAGGTAATGAAATTGCAACAGAAACCCAACTGCTAGAGAGCACCAAAGAAAATTCAGAAGTAGCAGTAGCGCTTCAAATACATATACGAAATCCAAAACTTTGGTCTGCAGAGCAACCTCACTTGTATAGCATCTTATTAAACCTGAAGGACGACAAAGGACAAACACTTGAAGTCATTCCGTCTAAACTAGGTATACGCAAAGTTGAAATAAAAGAAAACAGGGTTTTTATAAATAATGAACAGGTATTTTTTAAAGGTGTAAACCGCCATGAAACCCACCCCGAATATGGCAGAACTGTCCCGCTGGAAACCATTATACAGGATGTTGTTTTAATGAAACAACACAACATCAACACCATTCGTACCAGCCACTACCCCAATCAACCCAGAACATACGCCCTTTTTGATTATTATGGCTTGTACACCATGGATGAAGCCGATATTGAAAATCATGGCAACTACGCTATTAGCGATAAAAAATCCTGGCTACCGGCATACCAAGATCGGGTTACACGCATGATAGCGCGTGATAAAAATCATCCTTCGGTGATTTTCTGGTCTATGGGAAATGAAGGCGGAGGTGGTAAAAACTTTGACTCCATTGCTAACCTCACCAGAAAATTAGACGCTTCCAGACCGGTTCATTATGAAGGGCATAATTCTTCAGCAGATATAGACTCCAACATGTATCCCAGCCTGGAATACATGGAAGAAATGGATAAGAGCAAACAGGATAAGCCTTACTTTTTGTGTGAATATGCACACGCCATGGGCAATGCTGTTGGTAACCTCTACGAATATTGGGACTATATTGAAAATAAATCAAACCGTATGATAGGCGGCTGTATCTGGGACTGGGTAGACCAGGGAATCAATAAACCCGGTGGGCCTAAAGATGCGTACTATTATGGAGGTGATTTTGGTGATACCCCAAATGATAATGACTTTTGTGATAATGGCCTTATAAAACCAGACCGAAGCACTACAGCTAAATTAAAAGAAGTAAAAAAAGTATACCAATACATTAAGTTTAAACCTATTGATCTTAAAAAAGGACATGTTGAAATCACCAACAGGTATGACTTTACCAATCTTGACGAATTCCGCATTAGATGGGAGCTTATCGCAGACGGAATAGTAACGGAGCAAGGTGATTTACCCTCCCTTTCTTTGGCTCCAAATCAATCTACCTCACTAACTGTTCCGTTTACATCTGAATTGGGTTCTGATAAAGAATACTTCATCAATCTCTATGTTGCGTTGAACGAAAATGCAAGTTGGGCTCAAAAAGGACATGAGGTTGCAAAAGAACAGTTTCAGGTGAACGAGCGCAAAATATCAGCGTTAAATTCGAGTACAGCTGCAAGGCTAAGCACCTCTAAGCATCAAGATGATCTAATTGTGAGTGGGGATTCCTTTACACTAAAAATAAATACCAAAACAGGAATCCTTAAGTCTTTAAAATATGCCTCTAAAGAACTTATTCATGCGGAAGAAGGACTGAAATTAAACTGGTATCGAAGTATTAATAACGACCAGTATGCAGATTCCAAATTCTATCCCACCCAAAATGAATTGAAGTCTTTTGAATACGCGCTAAGTCCAGACGCTACCAGCCTAACTATTACTAGTAATATGATCGCTCATATTTCTAATGAAGACAAGACCGCAATACCCTACACCGTTTCCTATATTATTTTAAGTGACGGAAAATTAAAAATCGAAGCCCGATTTGTTAGTCCGCCAAAAGATCAGGTAGTCCATCGGTTAGGCCTTAAAATGCAGGTAAATCCAGAGTTTGATAAGGTTGACTGGTATGGCCGCGGACCTTTTGAAAATTATTCAGATCGTAAAACCGGGGCTTTTGTAGGTACGTACCAAAGCAATATCAGCGAGCTATCGCCAGAAGGGTATCTAAAACCACAGAGCATGGGCAATCGGGAAGATATACGCTGGCTGAGTCTTAAAAATGCTCAAGGTAACGGGTTTAAAATTACGACAGATGATCCGTTATCGTTTAGTGCGCTTAATTACGAAGATGCAGAGCTCTGGAAAACCAAACACAACTCAGAGCTTCCGCAAATTTTTAAAACACAAACCTTTTTAAACCTCGATCGTATTCAGGAAGGAGTAGGTAATGCCAGTTGTGGACCTAAAACATTAGAAAAATACCGAATTAAACCCGACACAGCATATAACTATTCACTTATACTAGAACCACTGGAGTAA
- a CDS encoding alpha-L-rhamnosidase translates to MPKIYKLFVALIIAFLPLTSFCNKQPLVSLQCEYLSNPLGIDVEHPRLMWHMNSKKPQQQQAYRIIVANSIEKLNTDSALVWDSGKIKADDQIVYYEGAPLMAHKRYYWKVEIWTAGKKIVSKPTWFETAKIASSDWKASWITDTHDKEFEPSPRFRKVFNAQKPIAEARCYISGLGYYQLYLNGKTIGESSLNPGFTDYSKRVLYNTYDVTEALQKGTNCIGVQLGNGWFNEQTPTVWYFHLAPWRARPQLLCEVLITYTDGEQEIIKSDTSWQTNTGPVRFDNIHVGTTYDARLEQPGWNTVNFKESWKASTLANAPAHLIESQKMPLIAETDRYSPVSVTKINDTCYVYDMGMNTAGITEVRIKGQKGTRVMVRHAEMLDSVGNIDQRNINMHLRPRNEREIIQSDVYILKGAGEEVFKPAFTYHGFQYVEITSDHPIAQEDIHLQGIKMHSDVDEIGSFTSSSELLNKILAICKNSYLSNLYSLPTDCPTREKNGWMADGFMVQEAGMLNYNSNTIYAKWVKDMVDAQQENGNMPGIVPTSHEWNSDWAGPIWDAAIFIVPMNLYDYYEDKESIKNIYATAERYLNYLETEENEKGLLSSGLGDWLFYKAETSTEFMVTAYYYWDNILMARMAHILDKNADEAKYLKKAEELKQIINKEFFDEGKIAYANETQLSYALPLYMNLVPEKYENQLAQNLNNKIKDNDYYLDYGFIGSLIVPEVLSNYGYAETVFKMVTQEKMPSWGNWVLEEGATSLFETWDINRNIGDASRNHPSMGAIAAWMYKTLAGINKAEKTPAFKDIRIQPAFIPQLDFVKASYESQYGRITSEWKRTGKKIKFKVSIPAGCSSTIVLPQETKIVNGGSYTFRLNAVDLEY, encoded by the coding sequence ATGCCGAAAATATATAAGTTATTCGTTGCTTTAATAATTGCCTTTCTACCCTTAACATCTTTTTGTAATAAACAGCCTTTGGTTTCATTACAGTGTGAATACTTATCCAATCCTTTAGGGATAGATGTAGAACATCCAAGGCTTATGTGGCATATGAATTCCAAAAAGCCACAGCAGCAACAAGCCTATAGAATCATAGTCGCTAATTCAATTGAAAAATTAAATACAGATTCAGCACTGGTTTGGGATTCTGGAAAGATAAAGGCTGATGATCAAATTGTATACTATGAGGGTGCACCATTAATGGCTCATAAGCGCTATTATTGGAAAGTAGAAATCTGGACAGCTGGAAAAAAGATAGTTTCAAAACCTACCTGGTTTGAAACAGCAAAAATAGCTTCCTCAGACTGGAAGGCTTCCTGGATAACAGATACCCACGATAAGGAATTTGAGCCTTCTCCTCGTTTTCGAAAAGTCTTCAATGCCCAAAAACCCATTGCAGAAGCACGTTGTTATATAAGTGGACTGGGGTATTACCAACTTTACCTGAATGGTAAAACTATAGGTGAAAGCTCATTAAACCCCGGGTTTACTGATTACAGTAAAAGAGTTTTATACAATACGTATGATGTTACGGAAGCACTTCAAAAGGGAACTAATTGTATAGGTGTTCAACTAGGTAATGGTTGGTTTAATGAACAAACGCCCACGGTTTGGTATTTTCATTTAGCTCCCTGGAGGGCACGCCCACAGTTGCTTTGCGAAGTATTGATAACCTATACCGATGGTGAACAGGAAATAATAAAGAGTGATACTTCCTGGCAAACCAATACCGGGCCGGTACGCTTTGATAATATTCATGTGGGTACCACCTATGATGCCCGCTTAGAACAGCCAGGATGGAATACCGTAAATTTTAAGGAGTCATGGAAAGCATCAACCTTAGCAAATGCTCCTGCTCATTTAATAGAAAGTCAAAAAATGCCGCTTATTGCTGAAACAGATAGGTATTCCCCAGTTTCGGTAACCAAAATTAATGATACGTGTTATGTATATGATATGGGGATGAATACAGCAGGCATTACAGAAGTTAGAATTAAAGGTCAAAAAGGAACCCGCGTGATGGTACGTCACGCAGAGATGCTGGATTCGGTTGGAAATATCGACCAACGAAATATCAATATGCATTTAAGACCCCGCAATGAACGTGAAATTATACAGTCAGACGTGTATATCCTAAAGGGAGCAGGAGAAGAAGTCTTTAAGCCTGCATTCACCTATCATGGTTTTCAGTATGTAGAAATTACAAGCGATCATCCTATCGCTCAGGAGGATATTCATTTACAAGGCATAAAGATGCATAGCGATGTAGACGAAATAGGCTCCTTTACGTCATCTAGCGAATTGCTGAATAAAATACTCGCTATTTGTAAAAATTCGTATTTAAGCAACCTCTATAGCTTACCTACAGATTGTCCTACCCGTGAAAAAAATGGATGGATGGCCGACGGCTTTATGGTTCAGGAAGCCGGTATGCTCAATTATAACTCTAATACTATTTATGCAAAATGGGTAAAGGATATGGTCGATGCTCAACAAGAGAACGGTAATATGCCCGGTATCGTTCCTACTTCACACGAGTGGAATTCTGACTGGGCAGGACCTATTTGGGATGCCGCCATTTTTATAGTTCCCATGAATCTTTATGATTACTATGAGGATAAAGAGAGTATTAAGAATATTTATGCAACTGCAGAGAGGTATCTCAATTATTTGGAAACGGAAGAAAATGAAAAAGGATTGCTAAGCTCCGGACTGGGAGACTGGCTTTTTTATAAAGCTGAAACCTCTACCGAATTTATGGTTACCGCGTATTATTATTGGGATAATATTCTAATGGCAAGAATGGCTCATATTTTAGATAAGAATGCTGATGAAGCAAAATATCTAAAAAAAGCAGAAGAGTTAAAACAAATCATCAATAAGGAGTTTTTTGATGAAGGTAAAATTGCATACGCAAATGAAACCCAACTGTCTTATGCTTTGCCGCTTTATATGAATTTAGTACCCGAGAAATACGAAAATCAGTTAGCTCAGAATCTAAACAATAAGATAAAAGATAATGACTACTATCTTGATTATGGGTTTATAGGCAGTCTTATAGTTCCCGAAGTATTATCAAATTATGGTTATGCCGAGACGGTATTTAAAATGGTGACACAGGAAAAAATGCCTTCCTGGGGAAATTGGGTACTTGAAGAAGGGGCCACAAGCTTATTTGAAACCTGGGATATTAATCGCAATATAGGTGATGCCTCACGCAATCATCCGTCAATGGGAGCCATCGCAGCATGGATGTATAAAACTTTAGCCGGAATTAACAAAGCGGAAAAGACTCCTGCTTTTAAAGATATACGTATTCAACCGGCATTCATTCCCCAGTTAGATTTTGTTAAAGCCAGTTACGAATCACAATATGGACGCATCACCTCAGAATGGAAACGGACGGGTAAAAAAATCAAGTTTAAAGTTAGCATTCCTGCAGGTTGTAGCTCTACAATTGTGTTACCTCAGGAAACAAAAATAGTAAATGGAGGATCGTATACGTTTAGATTAAATGCGGTTGATCTGGAATACTAG
- a CDS encoding alpha/beta hydrolase, whose protein sequence is MKKLFLLFIYLGCYIGYSQKTIELYPTGQILFAKTDTEIPQLTVFEPKEKKSDVVVIVCSGGSYGGRANDVEGLPACKMLNDNGITAFLLDYRVPNSSKMENKKFVPLTDVQKAIQYVRAHAEDYDVNPDKLGIMGFSAGGHLVTTAGTHFDTTKLPGAQKTNLRPDFVVAVYPVVSFSDELTHRDSRNNLIGPEIADEDIILFSNEKQVTDNTPAMYLVSAIDDDVVKVENSLQLEAALREHEIPVEIYLYAKGGHGFGVNNKTAQKQWTKPCIKWILDEKWNK, encoded by the coding sequence ATGAAAAAACTATTTTTATTATTTATATATCTTGGGTGTTATATTGGCTATAGCCAAAAGACTATAGAACTCTATCCTACCGGTCAGATTCTTTTTGCCAAAACAGATACAGAAATACCACAACTTACGGTCTTTGAACCCAAAGAGAAAAAGTCTGACGTAGTGGTAATTGTCTGTTCGGGGGGTTCTTATGGAGGGAGAGCAAATGATGTAGAAGGTCTACCGGCGTGCAAAATGCTTAACGATAATGGCATTACTGCATTTTTGCTTGATTATAGAGTGCCAAATTCATCAAAAATGGAAAATAAAAAATTCGTTCCGTTAACCGATGTACAAAAGGCCATACAGTATGTTAGAGCACATGCTGAAGACTATGATGTAAATCCAGACAAATTAGGGATTATGGGATTTTCTGCAGGTGGACACCTCGTAACAACGGCAGGTACACATTTTGATACGACAAAGCTTCCAGGCGCCCAAAAAACAAACCTAAGACCAGACTTTGTCGTTGCTGTATATCCTGTGGTAAGTTTTAGTGATGAGCTTACCCACCGGGATTCCAGGAATAATCTTATAGGACCGGAAATTGCAGATGAAGACATCATACTTTTCTCAAATGAAAAACAAGTGACAGATAATACCCCTGCAATGTACCTGGTTTCAGCAATTGACGATGATGTGGTGAAGGTGGAGAATAGCCTGCAACTCGAAGCGGCCTTAAGAGAACATGAAATTCCTGTAGAAATCTATTTATATGCTAAGGGCGGCCATGGTTTTGGCGTGAATAATAAAACAGCACAAAAACAGTGGACCAAACCATGTATTAAATGGATTTTGGATGAAAAATGGAATAAATAG
- a CDS encoding RagB/SusD family nutrient uptake outer membrane protein has protein sequence MKYTLQNKLIFIKLKKLFKPSLLGILFTSLLFTGCSEELDLIAEDNVTDATFWQTPQDFKLAANNLYNGLDRHGFDDTESDIAFNFPNSVSNGNYQLSETNGQWNSSYTYIRDINTILEKSEDKEDAEILRYVAEARFFRAWYYWKLLRLFGGVPIITQSLGAQDPDLYTSRSSRTETVDFILQDLDDAVADLPLKSELDGSDVGRITKGTALSLSARVALFEGTWQKYRNGNANVYLDKAISSSNQVINSNQYALYTGKDEESYRYLFLQNGDDSQETILDRRYERNILGHDMPYQYDGTGYNPTRKLADLYLDENGIPIGNSQSVFQGYDTFESEFQNRDPRMTMTMIIPGQETVRVFFPNDPIANWPDFPQRNANTGYILYKYMSEDPIANNSGQMGDASLFDYDRHLIRYAEVLLIYAEATFEKNGAISDDDLDRTINLLRDRVNMPHLTNTFVGTYNLDMLEEIRRERTIELALEGFRYDDLRRWKIAETELSADIKGIKIEGTEWATREPYSLPSFQSRVDENGFLIVETSRVFDPQKHYLQPLPTREIALYNENGAELTQNPGW, from the coding sequence ATGAAATATACACTTCAAAATAAATTGATTTTTATAAAACTTAAAAAGTTATTTAAACCTTCTTTATTAGGAATTTTATTTACCAGCCTATTGTTTACGGGATGTTCAGAGGAACTGGATCTTATTGCGGAAGATAATGTTACCGATGCCACATTTTGGCAGACCCCTCAGGATTTTAAACTGGCTGCCAACAACCTTTATAATGGCCTGGACAGACATGGTTTTGATGATACAGAATCTGATATCGCCTTTAATTTTCCTAACTCGGTAAGTAATGGAAACTACCAGCTTTCTGAAACTAATGGACAATGGAATTCAAGTTATACTTATATCAGAGACATCAATACAATCCTGGAAAAAAGCGAGGATAAAGAAGATGCTGAAATTTTAAGATATGTTGCAGAGGCAAGATTTTTTAGAGCATGGTATTACTGGAAGTTGTTACGCCTTTTTGGTGGAGTACCCATTATAACACAATCACTTGGAGCGCAAGATCCTGATCTGTATACATCACGAAGTTCAAGAACCGAGACCGTAGATTTTATTCTTCAGGATCTTGATGATGCTGTCGCAGATCTTCCGCTTAAAAGTGAACTTGATGGTTCTGACGTTGGAAGGATTACTAAAGGAACTGCACTTTCTTTATCTGCCCGTGTAGCCTTGTTTGAAGGCACCTGGCAAAAATACAGGAATGGTAATGCTAATGTTTATTTAGACAAAGCTATTTCTTCTTCAAATCAGGTAATCAACAGTAATCAGTATGCCCTCTATACAGGTAAAGATGAGGAGAGTTACAGGTACTTATTTTTACAAAATGGAGATGATTCTCAAGAAACCATCTTAGATAGAAGGTACGAAAGGAATATTTTAGGGCATGATATGCCTTACCAGTACGATGGTACGGGGTATAATCCCACTAGAAAATTAGCAGATCTCTATCTTGATGAGAATGGTATTCCTATAGGTAATTCTCAATCTGTTTTTCAAGGATATGATACTTTTGAATCTGAATTTCAAAATAGAGATCCCAGAATGACCATGACGATGATCATTCCAGGACAGGAAACCGTGCGGGTATTTTTTCCTAATGACCCCATAGCTAACTGGCCAGATTTCCCGCAGCGTAACGCCAATACAGGATATATCCTTTACAAATACATGTCTGAAGATCCTATAGCAAATAATTCTGGACAAATGGGTGATGCCAGTTTATTTGATTACGACAGGCACCTTATTCGATATGCCGAGGTTCTTTTAATTTATGCCGAGGCTACCTTTGAAAAAAATGGCGCTATATCTGATGACGATCTTGACCGTACGATAAACCTTTTAAGAGATCGCGTAAACATGCCTCATCTAACAAATACTTTTGTGGGAACCTATAATCTGGACATGCTTGAAGAGATTAGGCGGGAAAGAACCATAGAACTGGCTCTTGAAGGCTTTAGATATGATGATCTCCGCAGGTGGAAAATTGCAGAAACAGAGTTAAGCGCTGATATTAAAGGAATTAAAATTGAGGGTACAGAATGGGCCACAAGAGAACCCTATAGTTTACCTTCATTCCAAAGCCGTGTCGACGAAAATGGATTTTTAATTGTAGAAACGAGTCGGGTATTTGACCCTCAGAAACATTATCTTCAACCTTTACCTACTCGTGAAATAGCACTATACAATGAGAATGGTGCTGAGCTTACACAAAATCCGGGATGGTAA